The genomic interval CTTCTATTTATAGGCCATCAGCTAGACATAATTGCAAACATCCGAACACTGGCCCAGCAACATTTTTTGTTGTTTTCAGGTCAAACTGCATTGACCTCCTCAAAAATGCCAACTTTCTCATGTTCTACAAATCTCACCAAAACAGCAATATCAATCCACACCTTTTCTACTTGCTTAACAACAGTACAACACAGATGAATCAATCCATAGGAATTGTTGCTATAGGCAACGATCAATGCTATCAGACCTACAATTAATTGTTTGTTTAAACTATTCCGAATCGTGTTTCATACATATATCAACCTGTTGATTTCCCTCTGTAAAATACTAAATACTAGAGTTTCCCAAGGCTAATTGCTTGTCTCTACTTGTAGGTCTGAACTCTTCACTACCAACCTCGACCAGTATGTGAAAACATTGATCTAGCTTGCTGTGGCAATTTGGAGCATAGATTGGATTCAAATTTGTGGAAATGACACAGTCAAGCTTTTTCACGTTAATTAATATTGCATAATACAAATTTATACTTGTTCTTCTTGTAAGTGGCATGGGATTAGATGATTTAGACATCAGACTCAGATTATGTAATCATCTTTTTTGCTTCTAAATTTCTAGTTTTTGCTTTTGCAGAGTTGGTGGAATACAATATCTCAAACGTAGATGTAACTGTGACATTTTGCCTTGTTCCAAGCATATTTTAGGTTTTGATAATTCATTTTTTCCAAGTGAAATGAATCACTTTCATTTCATCTGGTAGGTCATCAAGCCCTAATCAATACATCTTTTAGCGTAGACTTGTAATTGAAGTGGTTGCATCCGATTTACTTTTGTTGAACACACTGCATAGCTTTCTTTTAATAAGATCTGGTAGGTTATTCTAATCAGCATTAGAATTCTGCATCATAAACACATTGCATAGCTTTATTTCTTATACACACAGTACAAGTGCACCGAGTACAAGCTCTCTATTATACCAACAAAGTAATGGAAGGGTGCTATAAACCAGTATTTGTTCAACAAACAAAAGAATTCAATCATAGCTAGGGATGAATGAATTCGATGAGAACAAGTCGGGGTATGGAAAATATGGATCTTCCTCTAGAGAAGGCAAGTGCTGCGGCACATGAGAGGAGTGCAGATATGCCCCAGAAGTATGGTTGTGGTCTCTGATTTCAATTCCTGATCATACGCTGCAATATTGTCATTATGGTACCACTAAAGAGTGCTGCGGATGAAGTGTAGCATCAGGTAGAACTCATCTTCGTGACAAGCTCATTGATTTTAACCTCAGCAAGGTTTATTGCATGTTCTGCTGTTTGAGCTGCAGACTTCTTAGCAGCTGCTAAGACATCCTGTAAATCAGAGGGTTGTCTCGTTTTTGTTCCATGGAAGGGAAGGGAAGGTAGCTCACTCCTATGTGCAGAAACTAAAGCAAAAGTTGTGCCACCATGCTTTTCAGCAACaattaagataaaatattttaaatattttcacaaaacaaataacacttcattaaaaaATACATCATTATGAATCTAAATTATCAGagtatttttatttaataaatattttaaatattacttATTTGAGTTAATaagtaatataaatttataatatttaaaatttacataataaattcaattaaattaaataatattaatttataacatttaacaaaaatttaaatatacatttaatattataatatattatattaaagaaagtagttttataaatttaaaaatagaaaacaaagagaataaaaagaaaatcagCACTTgtaataaaattatgtaaaatacaattttataaga from Zingiber officinale cultivar Zhangliang chromosome 6B, Zo_v1.1, whole genome shotgun sequence carries:
- the LOC121988459 gene encoding uncharacterized protein LOC121988459, producing MGARPPSSILRYVPAMGLVWNEPPLVLWFTPRFGRALSRYHQGVAFGCFDLHGGTTFALVSAHRSELPSLPFHGTKTRQPSDLQDVLAAAKKSAAQTAEHAINLAEVKINELVTKMSST